A single window of Actinomycetota bacterium DNA harbors:
- a CDS encoding peptidylprolyl isomerase, which produces MGATSGDTVRVHYRGTLDDGSEFDSSAGREPLEFTVGAGQVIRGFDAAVTGLEPGDSVTVTVPVDEAYGQHNPDWQVRVPTERVSRFDEGGVRSAPEVGDQVTVMTPQGPSRATVAAIEADETVLDFNHPLAGKALTFEIELVEIVGG; this is translated from the coding sequence ATGGGCGCAACGAGCGGCGACACGGTCCGCGTGCACTACCGGGGCACGCTCGACGACGGCAGCGAGTTCGACTCGAGCGCCGGGCGAGAGCCCCTCGAGTTCACCGTCGGCGCCGGTCAGGTGATCCGCGGGTTCGATGCGGCGGTCACCGGCCTCGAGCCGGGCGACAGCGTCACGGTCACCGTCCCCGTGGACGAGGCGTATGGGCAGCACAACCCCGACTGGCAGGTGCGCGTGCCCACCGAGCGCGTGAGCCGTTTCGACGAAGGGGGCGTGCGGTCCGCGCCCGAGGTCGGCGACCAGGTCACCGTCATGACGCCGCAGGGCCCGTCGCGCGCGACGGTCGCTGCCATCGAGGCCGACGAGACCGTGCTGGACTTCAACCATCCCCTCGCGGGCAAGGCGCTGACGTTCGAGATCGAGCTCGTGGAGAT